The nucleotide window GGCCAACTTCGTCGTCTTTCCGCTGGCTCCCGATCTGTTTTCCCTGCAAGCACTCCGCAACGTCGGACCGACGCTCCGCGAGTGGCGCAACGATTGGCAGGACCGCTTGGAACGCCGTCCGCAGGTGCAGGACCTGCAACTGCCGACCGCCGATATCCTGCCGGCCGGCTACATTGTGATGCAACATGCTGTTCGTGCGGGTCGTCCCGTGCAGGCGTACCAGAAATGGATCAAGCGCATTCCGAACGTCTATCGTAAAGAGGCGCTCGAGCAGACCGGCAGCAGCGTGTCCTCCACGGAAAACGACTCGGAATGCCTTGCCACTCTCAAACACTACCGCAGCTTGATGGCCATGGCTCACGAAGCCCGCAAACCGATGTTCCATCTGAAAGCAGCGGACGGTGCTTTGGGTGGTCACATATACGCCGTGCAGGATTGCTATCGGGATTTCGGGACGCTGGCGCGTCGGATTGCCGACAGGTGCGGCTTCCGCGAGTCGTTGGACTGAATTGGGCGGTAAGGTAGACGGAATCTGATGGTAACCGAAAAATACTCGAAACGATTTGCGGAGCTCGCTTGAATCCTTGGCAAGCGTCATGCTTTATAGGTGACAGTGTCACGGAATTGACACGACGCGATCGGCGTGTCAGCATCTCCGGGTGCTGCGCCGCCACCTGACCGAAGCACTCTGCGCCGCCGCGGCCCTCAACCCGTGCGTGACCCTCACCGGTCCCCGCCAGTCGGGAAAGACCACGCTCGTGCGGGCGCTCTTTCCGGACCACCTGTATCTGTCGCTCGAAGCACCGGACCTTCGCACGCGGGCAATCGAGGACCCGCGCGGTTTCCTGGCGCAGGGAGACAGACTGATCCTGGACGAGATCCAGCGCGCGCCGGATCTGCTCTCGTACATCCAGATCCTCGTCGACGAGGACGATCGGTCGGGACGGTTCATTCTGACCGGTTCCCAGAACATCCTGCTCATGGAGTCGGTTTCGCAGACGCTGGCGGGACGCACCGCCCTGGTCCGCCTGTATCCGCTGTCGCTCGCCGAGCTGCTCGAACGGCCGCCGGTGGATGCGGAGCACCTGGACGGGGATGACGCGGGCGGCGCCGCCGCGGTGCCGGACCGAAGTCTCTGGAAGACGCTGGTCGACGGCTTCTATCCGCGGATTCACGATCGGGGCGTCCCGGCCGGGGAGTGGCTTGCGGACTACCTCCGCACGTACATCGAACGGGATCTTCGCGAGGTGATGCAGGTCTCGGATCTGCGCAGCTTCGAGCGCTTCATGCGCCTCGCCGCCGCCCATACGGGGCAGGAGCTCAACCTGACCGGCCTCGCCAGTGACGTAGGGATCACCCAGCAGACGGCGAAGCGCTGGCTGGCGGCGTTGGAGATCGGCTATCTGGCGACAACGCTCCCGCCGCATCATGCGAGCTACCGCAAGCGCCTGCGTAAACGCCCGCGGTTGCACTTTCTCGATACCGGGCTCGCCTGCTACCTGCTGGACATCCGGGACGCGGCGACCCTGGAACGCCACCCGTTGCGCGGCGCCATCTTCGAGTCGTTCGTCGTATCGGAGCTGATCAAGAGCTTCGCGGCCCGGCGTCGTGACGCGCCGCTGTACTTCTGGCGGGACGCTACCGGGCACGAGGTGGATGTGCTGATCGACACTGGTGGGCGGGTCATCCCGCTCGAGGTGAAGTCGGGCCGGACCGTCGCCGCCGACGCGGTCGACGGGCTTGTCTGGTGGACGTCGATCTCCGGGAATCCGAACCGCGGCGGGGTACTGGTCCATGGAGGCAGCGAGCGCTTCGAGTTCAAGGGCGTCCGCGTGCTGCCCTGGTTCCTGCGCTGAGAGAGGTTCGACGGGCCCTGGCGGGACCCGGCTTTGCCACCGGCTGTAAGATGGCGCCCGGAGGGTGACGATGCGTGAAATGAAGATGATTGCGGGAATGTCGGCGGCCGTGCTGGCCGTGGCGGTAGTGATCTCGGCCGCACGGCCAGCGGCCGAGCAAACGATCACCGCCGACGAGCTCGCGGAACTGACGGCCATCCGGCCGGTGCCGGGCAAGAACGGGCTGTACGTGATTCCGGGCTACGACGGCGGCGTGACCGGCGGCAACGTGGCGGTCCGGGTAACCAACGACGGCGTGATCATCGTCGACAACAAGTTCCCGCACAGCTTTCGGATGATCATGTCCGAGGTCCGCAAGGTGACGTCGCTTCCGATCAAGTACGTCCTCGACACCCATCATCACGGCGACCACGCCGGCAGCAACGCCGACTTCATGGCGGTCGGCGAGGTGATCTCGCACAAGAACGCGCGCCGGAACATGCTTCGCAACAACCAGCCCGGGGCGCCGCGCATCGTCTTCAGCGACGAGACGTCGGTGTTCCTCGGCGGGGTCGAGGCGCGGGCGCATCACTTCGGGCGCGGCCACACGAACGGCGACGCGGTCATCTACTTCCCCGAGCTGCGAACGATACACACCGGCGATCTCTTCATCTGGGGGCAGCGGTCCGACGGCAGCACGTTGGCGCCCTTCATGGACTACAACAACGGCGGGAGTGGCCTGGCCTGGACGGCCACGCTGGACGGCGTGCTGGCGCTCGACTTCGATACCGTGATTCCGGGCCACGGCCCGGTCCTCTCGAAGGACGAGGTGCGCATCTTCCGCGACCGGATGCAGACGTTGCAGGATCGCATGCGGGCGGCGGTCGAGGCGGGCGCCAGCCGCGACGACGTGCCGGACCGGGTGCAGACCGCCGATCTCGACTGGCCGTTCCGTCCGGCGGCGCTGCAGGCGCTCTACGATGAGGTGTCCGCGGACCGGTAGGGTGCTCGAACGGCGGCGGCGGGTGATTCAGTCTGCGCCGGATTCGACGACTTCATCCAACGCTCGCGACGCGGCGATGAACATCTCCTTCAGGACCAGCATACGCTGGCGCTTCAACTGCTCGACGCGCTGCCACAAGGCGTCGTTGATGCGGACCAGCGCTTCCTCGCGCATCTCTTCGGAGAGCGTGCACTCGTTGATGTACTCGTACTTCTCGATCGTGAATCCGGCGATGTCCTTCAGGTTGTCGCCTACGACATCGAAATCGATCTCGCCCCGGAGAATCGGAGGCTCCTGCTCGCCGGAGCCCGGATCGGCGGACAGCGCATCGATCGCCTGCTTGTCGGAGCCGTGCGTCGGCACAATCCTGTCGATGCCGCTCACCGAGAAGACCTCGCGAATCGGCCCTGGGAGCGAGCAGACGGCCGCCTGCGCGCCTCGTTTCCTGAGCTGCTTGGCCAGCATCAGCACGACCCGCAGTCCCGCGCTGCTCATGAAGGCGACCTTCTCGAAGTCCAACACCACGGTCCTGGCGGTCGGGTTCAGACCGGATTCGAGGACGCGCTCGAACTCCACCGTATTGGAGCTGTCAATGCGTCCCTCCATCCTGGCGATCGCGGCGCCTTCCCGCTGTTCCCAGTTGATTCGCATACCGGCTGGCTACCTCTTCGAAATAACAGGCGGTCTCGTCAACTCATGCCAAACGCTGGCGTCTCGTGAAATGCTACACCGATGCGCCTGCAATCCACGAGCCGGGCGCCGGCGCGTGCCGACGTGCAGGCCGGGATGAGGACGCGATTCCCGGCGCCGCGGCTCCCCGGCGACGCGCGTGCCGCCGCAGCAGCCAGCATGGTATAACGGGGGCGGGCAGGCGGCCGCCCCGCGCGCGGCCGCGTCCGGCCGCCGGGTCGGACCTCGGAGTGGAGCAGGGGAGGACGGGACGATGGACGGGATGTACTGCTGCAGCTACGCGCGCTTCGCCGTGCGCGCCGGGATCGTCGCCGCCATCGTCGGCGTGGCGCTGTTCGCCGCGGCGAGTCTGGCCGGCGCGCAGACGATCGGGACGGAGACGAGCCAGCCGGGGACCCATGTCATTCGGGGGCTGGCCGACGACGGCTGTCTCTACGCGGCGGCCGACGTTGCCGTCACCCCCTGATTCCGGGCCGGGCCACAGGACCATGCAGACAGGATCGACAACCGTGCGGCAGAGGCGTCTTCACGTGTCAATACCGGCGGCGGCCGTCGTGCTGCTGTCGGTGGCCAACCTGTCCGGCGGCGTGTTCGAGGCGCAGGCGGGCCAGGACGGGCGGACGGTGTGGGACGGCGTCTACACGGCCGGGCAGGCGGCGCGCGGCAAGGTCGTCTACGACACCAGTTGCGGTGCGTGCCATCTGCCCGACATGAGCGGTTCGGACGAGGCGCGCCCGCTCGCCGGCGAGCGCTTCATGCAGGACTGGCGCGAGGACACGCTGCACACGCTGTTCGTCCGCATCCGCAACCTGATGCCGTTCGACGAGCCCGCGACCCTCAGCGCCGACGCCTACCTCGACAGCGTCGCCTACATCCTCGAGTTCAACGGGTTCCCGCCCGGCGAGCGCGAGTTGACGTCGGAGGGCCTCGAGGACATCCGGATCGAGGGCCGGGACGGGCCGGCCGAGGTGCCGAGCTTCGCCCTGGTGGAGGTGGTCGGTTGCCTGACCGAGGATGCCGGCGGCTGGCTGCTGACGAACAGCACCCGGGCCGTTCGCACGCGGGACCCGTCCGCCTCGACCGAGGACGAGCTGAGCTCCCTCGGCTCCCGTCCGACGGGCACGCGGACCTTCGGCCTGATGAACGTCTACCCGAATCCGGCCGAGCACGCCGGACACCGGATGGCGGTCAAGGGATTCCTGATCCGCGACCCGAACGGCGATCGGATCAACGTCAGCTCGCTCGGGATGGTCGCCGATGCCTGCGCGCGGTAGGTGAGCGCGCCTACTGGCCGGCCGGCTTCACCACGGCCACGCTGTTCACGTCCTTCTGGTGCCTCGCGGCGTCGTAGACCCCGCTGTCCCGCATGATCCGACGCAACAGCTCCGCGGTGTGGTCGGCGCGCTTCACCGTGCCGGTGTAGTGCACCCCGTCCGCGATGCGCAATGGCGTCCAGCCCTCCTGGCTCTCCGCAAGGAGATCGGCGCCCCGCTCGGCCAGGAACTCCACGATCGGGTTCGCGCCCCGCAGCGCGGCGCCGTGCAGCGCCGTGTAGCCCCGGTCGTCGGCCCCGTTGACATTGTGATCGCCCAGCTCCCAGGCGAGCTGCACGGCCTCGAACGCCTCCTCGTTGGTCCCGGCGCTCTCGCCCAGGTTGAAGATGCCGACCCCGGCCGCCACCATCAGGGGCGACGCGTTGCCCTCGGTCGGCAGCCGCGAGTCGGCGCCGTACTCCGCCAGCAGGCGCATCAGCGGCGGGTCGGCATGCTTCGCGGCGAGCAGGTACGGCGTGGCGCCGACGCGGTTCAGGTTGTTTCGCTCGCGGTTGTTGAACCGCGCGGTCTGGCGTGCGTTGGGGTCGGCGCCGTTGTCGAGCAGGAAGCGCGCGAGGGCCAGGGTGTCGACGCGGTCGAGCAGCACCACCGGCGGCATGCCCTTGCCGGAGTTCGGGCGCCGGGTGTAGGCCAACTGGTGCAACGCGGTCCAGCCCTGCTCCGCCGCGTTGGGATCGGCCCCGCGCTCGACGAGGTACTGCGCCAGCGAGAAGTGCCCGTTCATCACCGCGAGCACCAGGGCGCTGGTGCCGATGGTCGGGTCGCGCCGGGCGTCCTCCGGAGCGTCGTCCTCGGTGGCGGGCGGCCGTATGGTGTCGTTGACGTCGGCCCCCGCTTCGAGGAGCGCCACCACGGCGTCGGCCCTGCCCGCGCGGGCCGCGTACAACAGCGCGGACCAGCCGGCCGTGGAACGTTCGTCGACGGCTGCGCCGAGCTCGATCAGCGCATGGACGGCGGCCGGATGATTCTCTGCGGCGGCCCAGTGCAGCGCGGTCTGCCCGCGCCAGCTCTCGCGTGCGCGCAGGTCCGCGCCGCGGGCCAGCAGCAGCCGCAGCACGTCGACGTCGCCGGTCCGCGCTGCGGTCATCAGCACGGTCTCGCCCTCCGGCAGCGTCGTGTTCGGGTCGGCGCCGGCGTCGAGGAGCGCCTCCACGATGGCCGCGCTGCCGCGGCCGGCAGCCAGTGCGAGCGGGGTGACGCCGTAGCGGTTGGCGGCCTCCACGTCGGCGCCCGCGCCGAGCAGGAGCCGCGCGGTTTCGACCTGACCCCTGTACGCGGCCCAGTGCAGGGCGGTGGTTCCGTCCGTCTCGGCGCCGTCGACGTCGACGTTCCTCTCCAGCAAGGCCCGGACGGCGTCGGCGTCGGCGGCCCGGGCGGCTTCCACCAGGGGCAGATCACGGGCAGGCGCTGCCGTAGCCGTACCGGCGAGCGACATGCCGAAGACCGCCAGGAGCACAACGCGCAACGACAACCCCGCCACTTTGTCGGCTATCCGCATTTCGGTTCTCCCCGATCCTGCTTGCTTCGCGATCTCTCGCGAAATGAACGGCTGCGCTTCGTCACTCGCCCGGCGGAGATGCCGTGCCGGCGATCGCGATCTCGACGGCTCGGACGCGATCGTCCAGACGCCGGACGTCGGCGCGTACCTCTGCGAGGTCGGTACGCAAGTCGGCGAAGTCCGCCCGCACGTCAGCGAAGTCGGCGCGTACATCCGTTCGCAACGTGTCGACGGCGCTGGCCAGACGGTCGATCTCACGACTCGTGGAACAGGTGCCGATGGAAATGGAGCCGGCAAGGGCACCGGCGGCTACGAGTATCGTGAGCCTGTCCGCGCGCTCCATTGGCCCATGTTATCGCAGATCCGGTCGCCTCTCCACGGGCGATTGTCGTTGACAACCGGTGTGAACGACGTAGGATCTACCGGGTTGGGGTATCGACTGTCCGGGTGCTTGGCCGGGATCGTGTGCGGCCGCAGGGAAAACCGATGACGCGACGCTTACTCGTCCTCTTCGGCGTCTGGATGGTAGCCGGGATGGTGTGGCTCGCGCCTGCGGCGACGGCCGGCCCGGGGCAGGATCCTGCTGCTGCGGAGCCCTCGCCGGTAGCCGCCCACGAGGCGCTGCTTCAGCGCTACTGCCTGACGTGCCACAACGAGCGGCTCGCCGCCCGCGGCACGGTTCCGATCGCGTTGCGCACCGGCGACCTGGCCGACGTGCCGGGCACGGCGGACGTCTGGGAGAAGGTGATCCGCAAGCTCCGCACGGGTTCGATGCCGCCGGCCGGCAGACCGCGTCCCGAGGCGGAGGCCAGCGACGCGCTCGCGGCCTGGCTGGAGACCGAGATCGACCGCGTCGCCGCCACCCATCCCAATCCGGGACGGACGGAGCCGCTGCACCGCCTCAACCGCACGGAGTACCAGAACGCGATCCGCGATCTGCTGGCGTTCGACGTCGACGCCGCGGCGCTGGTTCCGGCCGACGATCAGAGCTACGGGTTCGACAACATCGCGGGGGTGCTGAAGGTTTCGCCGACGCTGCTCGAGCGGTACATGAACGCGGCGCGCACGATCAGCCGCCTGGCCGTCGGGGCGTCGCCGCTGGCGCCGGCCGGCGAGACGTTCCGCATCGTATCGGACCTGTCCCAGTATCAGCATCGGGACGGCCTGCCGTTCGGGACGCGCGGAGGCATGTCCGTCGAGTACAACTTCCCGCGCGACGCCGAGTACGAGATCGAGCTGGAGCTGCTCGACCTGTTCGCCGGCGCCCCGATCCGCGAGCCGCACCAGCTCGAGCTCAGCGTCGACGGCGAGCGGGTCGCCGTCTTCCACCTGACGCCGCCCGACCCCGACCGCGATCAGGGCGCGGCCTACAACCGCGGTCCCGACTCGCTGCGGGCCCGCGTGCAGGTCGGGGCCGGCCCGCGGGTGGTGACGGCGGCGTTCATCAAGAAGACCAGCGCGCTTGCCGAGAGCGTCCGGCAGCCCTTCGACCGGCCGCACGGCGAAGGCGACTATCTGCTGTACCAGCCGCATCTGGGCACGCTGACCATCTCCGGCCCGTTCAATACGCTCGGGGCCGGCGACACGCCGTCACGGAGCCGCATCTTCGTCTGCCGGCCGGAGGGCGAGGCCGGCGAGACGCCGTGCGCGCGGGAGATCATCTCGACGTTGGCGCGGCGGGCCTACCGGCGGCCGGTGACCGCCGCGGATGTCGACGCCCTGCTCGTCTTCTACGACGAGGGCCGGGCCACGGGCGGCTTCGAGGCCGGCGTCGAGCGGGCGGTCCGCGCCCTCCTCGTGAGCCCCGACTTTCTGTTTCGCGTGGTGTCGGATCCGCCCGGGACCGCGTCCGGGGCTCCCTACCGCCTGAGCGACCTGGAGCTGGCGTCGCGCATCTCGTTCTTCCTCTGGAGCAGCATTCCGGACGACGAGCTGCTGGACGCCGCCGCCGCGGGGCGGCTGCGGGATCCCGGCGTCCTGGAACGGCAGGTGCGGCGGATGCTGGCCGACCCGCGGTCCGAGGCGCTGGCGAAGAACTTCGCCGGCCAGTGGCTGCGACTGCGCAACATCTCGGGCGCCCTCCCGTCGGACGTGCTCTTCCCCGACTTCGGCGAGAGCCTGCGGCAGGACTTCGTCCGGGAGACCGAGCTGTTCTTCGACAGCGTCATGCGCGAGGACCGGAGCGTCACCGAGTTGCTGACCGCCGATTACACGTTCCTCAACGAACGCCTCGCCCGGCACTACGGCGTAACCGGCGTCTACGGCAGCGATTTCCGGCGCGTGGCGCTGACCGACCGCAACCGGCGCGGCCTGCTCGGCCAGGGCAGCATCCTGACCGTCACCTCGTACTCCGACCGTACGTCGCCGGTCGGACGCGGCAAGTGGGTGCTGGAGAACGTCCTCGGGACGCCGCCGCCGCCGCCGCCGCCCAACGTCCCGGAGCTGGAGCCGGCCGAGGACTCGGGCAGGGTGCTGGCGATGCGCGAGCGGATGGAGCAGCACCGGGCGAACCCGGTCTGCGCGAGTTGCCATCGGTTGATGGACCCGCTGGGGTTGGCCCTGGAGAACTTCGACGCGGTGGGCCGCTGGCGCGGGCACATGCCGGGCGGCATCGCCATCGACGCGTCCGGTGCGATGCCCGACGGGACGCCGTTCGACGGCCCCGCGGATCTGCGCGGGCTGCTCGTCCGGAACCCGGAACAGTTCGTCACGGTCGTGGCCGAGAAGCTGCTGACCTACGCGCTCGGCCG belongs to Acidobacteriota bacterium and includes:
- a CDS encoding ParA family protein, which encodes MKTIAFFNNKGGVGKTTLVYHLAWMYAELGYSVVAADLDPQANLSAVFLSEDRLEELWPDDEHPDSILGAVSPILRGVGDIREPHVEPITTNLGLVVGDLGLSSFEAKLSSAWPDCLGRDESAFRTESAFYRTILNAAYKRNADLALVDVGPNLGAINRAVIVAANFVVFPLAPDLFSLQALRNVGPTLREWRNDWQDRLERRPQVQDLQLPTADILPAGYIVMQHAVRAGRPVQAYQKWIKRIPNVYRKEALEQTGSSVSSTENDSECLATLKHYRSLMAMAHEARKPMFHLKAADGALGGHIYAVQDCYRDFGTLARRIADRCGFRESLD
- a CDS encoding ATP-binding protein, coding for MLRRHLTEALCAAAALNPCVTLTGPRQSGKTTLVRALFPDHLYLSLEAPDLRTRAIEDPRGFLAQGDRLILDEIQRAPDLLSYIQILVDEDDRSGRFILTGSQNILLMESVSQTLAGRTALVRLYPLSLAELLERPPVDAEHLDGDDAGGAAAVPDRSLWKTLVDGFYPRIHDRGVPAGEWLADYLRTYIERDLREVMQVSDLRSFERFMRLAAAHTGQELNLTGLASDVGITQQTAKRWLAALEIGYLATTLPPHHASYRKRLRKRPRLHFLDTGLACYLLDIRDAATLERHPLRGAIFESFVVSELIKSFAARRRDAPLYFWRDATGHEVDVLIDTGGRVIPLEVKSGRTVAADAVDGLVWWTSISGNPNRGGVLVHGGSERFEFKGVRVLPWFLR
- a CDS encoding MBL fold metallo-hydrolase, encoding MREMKMIAGMSAAVLAVAVVISAARPAAEQTITADELAELTAIRPVPGKNGLYVIPGYDGGVTGGNVAVRVTNDGVIIVDNKFPHSFRMIMSEVRKVTSLPIKYVLDTHHHGDHAGSNADFMAVGEVISHKNARRNMLRNNQPGAPRIVFSDETSVFLGGVEARAHHFGRGHTNGDAVIYFPELRTIHTGDLFIWGQRSDGSTLAPFMDYNNGGSGLAWTATLDGVLALDFDTVIPGHGPVLSKDEVRIFRDRMQTLQDRMRAAVEAGASRDDVPDRVQTADLDWPFRPAALQALYDEVSADR
- a CDS encoding STAS domain-containing protein, whose protein sequence is MRINWEQREGAAIARMEGRIDSSNTVEFERVLESGLNPTARTVVLDFEKVAFMSSAGLRVVLMLAKQLRKRGAQAAVCSLPGPIREVFSVSGIDRIVPTHGSDKQAIDALSADPGSGEQEPPILRGEIDFDVVGDNLKDIAGFTIEKYEYINECTLSEEMREEALVRINDALWQRVEQLKRQRMLVLKEMFIAASRALDEVVESGAD
- a CDS encoding cytochrome c, which codes for MSFGGWPTTAVSTRRPTLPSPPDSGPGHRTMQTGSTTVRQRRLHVSIPAAAVVLLSVANLSGGVFEAQAGQDGRTVWDGVYTAGQAARGKVVYDTSCGACHLPDMSGSDEARPLAGERFMQDWREDTLHTLFVRIRNLMPFDEPATLSADAYLDSVAYILEFNGFPPGERELTSEGLEDIRIEGRDGPAEVPSFALVEVVGCLTEDAGGWLLTNSTRAVRTRDPSASTEDELSSLGSRPTGTRTFGLMNVYPNPAEHAGHRMAVKGFLIRDPNGDRINVSSLGMVADACAR
- a CDS encoding ankyrin repeat domain-containing protein, with the translated sequence MYAPTSLTCGRTSPTCVPTSQRYAPTSGVWTIASEPSRSRSPARHLRRASDEAQPFISREIAKQAGSGRTEMRIADKVAGLSLRVVLLAVFGMSLAGTATAAPARDLPLVEAARAADADAVRALLERNVDVDGAETDGTTALHWAAYRGQVETARLLLGAGADVEAANRYGVTPLALAAGRGSAAIVEALLDAGADPNTTLPEGETVLMTAARTGDVDVLRLLLARGADLRARESWRGQTALHWAAAENHPAAVHALIELGAAVDERSTAGWSALLYAARAGRADAVVALLEAGADVNDTIRPPATEDDAPEDARRDPTIGTSALVLAVMNGHFSLAQYLVERGADPNAAEQGWTALHQLAYTRRPNSGKGMPPVVLLDRVDTLALARFLLDNGADPNARQTARFNNRERNNLNRVGATPYLLAAKHADPPLMRLLAEYGADSRLPTEGNASPLMVAAGVGIFNLGESAGTNEEAFEAVQLAWELGDHNVNGADDRGYTALHGAALRGANPIVEFLAERGADLLAESQEGWTPLRIADGVHYTGTVKRADHTAELLRRIMRDSGVYDAARHQKDVNSVAVVKPAGQ
- a CDS encoding DUF1592 domain-containing protein: MTRRLLVLFGVWMVAGMVWLAPAATAGPGQDPAAAEPSPVAAHEALLQRYCLTCHNERLAARGTVPIALRTGDLADVPGTADVWEKVIRKLRTGSMPPAGRPRPEAEASDALAAWLETEIDRVAATHPNPGRTEPLHRLNRTEYQNAIRDLLAFDVDAAALVPADDQSYGFDNIAGVLKVSPTLLERYMNAARTISRLAVGASPLAPAGETFRIVSDLSQYQHRDGLPFGTRGGMSVEYNFPRDAEYEIELELLDLFAGAPIREPHQLELSVDGERVAVFHLTPPDPDRDQGAAYNRGPDSLRARVQVGAGPRVVTAAFIKKTSALAESVRQPFDRPHGEGDYLLYQPHLGTLTISGPFNTLGAGDTPSRSRIFVCRPEGEAGETPCAREIISTLARRAYRRPVTAADVDALLVFYDEGRATGGFEAGVERAVRALLVSPDFLFRVVSDPPGTASGAPYRLSDLELASRISFFLWSSIPDDELLDAAAAGRLRDPGVLERQVRRMLADPRSEALAKNFAGQWLRLRNISGALPSDVLFPDFGESLRQDFVRETELFFDSVMREDRSVTELLTADYTFLNERLARHYGVTGVYGSDFRRVALTDRNRRGLLGQGSILTVTSYSDRTSPVGRGKWVLENVLGTPPPPPPPNVPELEPAEDSGRVLAMRERMEQHRANPVCASCHRLMDPLGLALENFDAVGRWRGHMPGGIAIDASGAMPDGTPFDGPADLRGLLVRNPEQFVTVVAEKLLTYALGRGVEYYDAPAVRRITRAAAEHDYGLASLIVGVVKSTPFQMRLARTDAAAN